A single Flavobacterium sp. 1 DNA region contains:
- a CDS encoding tyrosine-type recombinase/integrase produces MKKTSLIIPLFKQFIKETETGKRLKKNGEKIKSGSIQNYYYVMNNLIQFSSDTKFELRICDASKLDRRELQSEKSYWKKFYQKFTEFLYKKGCHDNYVGANIKVIRVFFNYLKNDKDIFTGDFQRLFYVRKEEIEIFVLSPEQLKFLIHDKEFESSLIPSHRRIKDIFVFGCTTGLRYSDIFLLTNKNFEQMEGEWYLKLKSKKTKTFSFIKLSAYAVVIFQRYQSQSNKVTLFGNTSLFNFNKSLKQIGEQAGYTTPIEVSREKQGKTQRLTKKTDTSKNRFCDKMSSHMMRRTAITTLLILGMPEHLVRKISGHSSASTSFNRYVHYAQAYMDKEIEKVHSKLESY; encoded by the coding sequence ATGAAAAAAACGAGTCTTATAATTCCTTTGTTCAAACAATTTATAAAAGAAACCGAAACTGGGAAACGGCTCAAAAAAAACGGTGAAAAGATAAAATCAGGCTCCATACAGAATTATTATTATGTGATGAACAATCTTATTCAGTTTTCTAGTGATACTAAGTTTGAATTGCGCATTTGTGATGCTTCCAAACTAGACAGACGCGAACTGCAGTCAGAAAAAAGTTATTGGAAAAAATTCTACCAAAAATTTACGGAATTCCTATATAAAAAAGGATGTCATGACAATTATGTAGGCGCAAATATAAAAGTGATTCGAGTGTTTTTTAATTACTTAAAAAATGACAAGGACATCTTTACAGGAGATTTTCAACGATTATTTTATGTTCGCAAAGAAGAAATTGAGATTTTCGTACTTTCCCCTGAACAACTCAAGTTCTTAATTCACGATAAAGAGTTTGAATCTTCACTAATACCAAGTCATAGACGAATAAAGGATATTTTTGTTTTTGGTTGTACTACGGGATTGCGTTATTCCGATATTTTTTTGTTGACCAATAAAAATTTTGAGCAAATGGAAGGCGAATGGTACTTGAAACTTAAATCGAAAAAAACAAAGACATTCAGTTTTATTAAGCTCTCTGCTTATGCAGTTGTCATTTTTCAGCGGTATCAATCTCAGAGTAATAAGGTGACTCTCTTTGGAAATACCAGTTTGTTTAATTTTAATAAAAGTCTAAAGCAAATAGGTGAACAGGCAGGTTACACGACTCCTATTGAAGTCTCTCGTGAAAAACAGGGAAAAACGCAGCGTCTTACCAAAAAGACGGATACATCTAAAAACCGATTTTGTGACAAAATGAGTTCTCACATGATGCGTAGAACAGCTATAACGACCTTATTAATTTTGGGAATGCCAGAACATCTTGTTCGAAAAATAAGCGGACATAGTAGTGCCAGCACTTCATTTAATCGATACGTACATTACGCACAAGCTTACATGGATAAAGAAATCGAGAAAGTGCATAGTAAATTAGAAAGTTATTAA
- a CDS encoding RHS repeat domain-containing protein, which translates to MDYYPFGMLVPNRHGQSESYRYGFNGKENDNEIMGEGNFQDYGMRMYNPRIGRFFSVDPLTARYSFLTPYQFASNRPIDGNDLDGKEWAICTNSITNPDGSILVTTELVIRVKVENQSTKMTDPNIVKAKSEAIKSRIEKDGNTTLTYKKDGKKYTENVSTVVILDYSPVSADDGNIAYLVFDDRVTKKATNITTNVVGNTTTTTTTTTSNITLGDTRGAINKFKVNMAITIDGIVVPDVDISETGSHEIFGHSGGLNHPWELKPLEILNSPNLNQQDLTNRNTQNIIDNFLNSDEIKPIESSLAPSGLNKVDPGQIKTLIKNVQDKSNYDPDELKTRKNLNYD; encoded by the coding sequence TTGGATTACTATCCTTTTGGTATGCTGGTGCCAAATAGACACGGACAAAGCGAGAGTTACCGTTATGGGTTCAATGGAAAAGAAAATGATAATGAAATAATGGGTGAAGGAAATTTCCAAGATTACGGAATGCGAATGTACAATCCGAGAATTGGAAGATTTTTTAGTGTTGATCCATTAACAGCTAGATATTCATTTTTAACGCCTTATCAATTTGCATCGAATAGACCTATAGATGGGAATGATTTAGATGGTAAAGAGTGGGCAATATGTACTAACTCAATAACAAACCCTGACGGTTCTATTTTAGTAACAACTGAACTAGTCATTAGAGTTAAGGTTGAGAATCAATCAACCAAAATGACCGATCCAAATATTGTAAAAGCAAAATCCGAAGCGATTAAGTCAAGAATAGAGAAAGACGGGAATACCACCTTAACCTACAAAAAAGATGGAAAAAAATATACTGAAAATGTTAGTACAGTTGTAATTTTAGATTACAGCCCAGTAAGTGCTGATGATGGAAATATTGCATATTTAGTATTTGATGATAGAGTAACCAAAAAGGCTACGAATATAACAACCAATGTTGTAGGTAATACAACTACCACCACTACAACAACAACTTCAAATATCACTCTTGGTGACACTAGAGGAGCAATTAATAAATTTAAGGTAAATATGGCTATAACAATTGATGGTATAGTTGTTCCAGATGTAGATATTTCAGAAACTGGTTCGCATGAAATTTTTGGACATTCTGGAGGTTTGAACCATCCATGGGAGTTAAAACCATTAGAGATATTAAACAGTCCTAATTTAAATCAACAAGACTTAACTAACAGAAATACGCAAAATATTATTGATAATTTCTTGAACAGTGATGAAATTAAACCAATTGAATCTTCATTAGCACCAAGTGGATTAAATAAAGTTGATCCAGGTCAAATAAAAACTCTGATAAAAAATGTTCAAGATAAATCAAACTACGATCCAGATGAATTAAAAACGAGAAAAAATCTAAATTATGATTAA